TGTCCAGCTCGCATTCGGTCGCGCCGGAAAAGAAAAAACGCGTAAATGCGCGCGCATCTGACTTCATTAACGGCAGCGCCTTGAGCTTCTGCTCCAGCACCGCCCATTCCTGCATAGGGTAAACGAACAAGCATTGATCCAGGCCGCGTGTGACGATGAACGATGCTCCGAGGGCTTCTCGAAATTTGGCAGGCACGATCATTCTGCCCTTTTCGTCGATTGCGTGTTGGTACTCCCCCAAGAACACCACTCGTCACCCCCTTTTCACCACTTTACCCCACTTCCTACCACTTGTACAGTTTATTATTCGCGTTGACAAACAAAAATCCTGCCTCATCTTACGATGAGCACAGGATTTTTCGAACAATTTATGAGCCGTCCTCTTATTTGTTCGGGTTCTTCGGCTTGTCGCCGCCCACAGCTCCCTCTTGACCCTCATCCGATGCGGAGCTGTCTGCTTCTGCTTCTGCTTCTGCTTCTGCTTTCGCGCCGAGCAGCTGCTTGTTCTCCTCTGCCAACCGTCTGCGAACATCGACAGAGCTCGCCCGCCGTCTACGTCTCATCCACCACACTGGCAGCCCGACTACAAGGCACAGTACAATTATCGGCAGCGCGCCAGCCAGCAGCACAACCGCTCCTTGCATAATGACGCTCAGCACCGCAATCGAGCCGTTCAGCGCATCCGACGCTCTTGTCCAGAGCGGCCCCCGCTCCTGACTGCGAATGACGTCTGCCGAGCCGATCTTCTCCGTAATGCGCAGATCGATCGTCGAGTAAGCGACGTTCTGCTCCAGGTACCGCATCCGCCCCTTAATGCGCTCGATCTCCTCCTGTACCTTACCTAGCTCCGCCGAGAACGCCACCAGCTCCTCCGCCTTCGTCGCCTTCTCCATGAACGAGACGAGACGCAATTCAACGAGCTCCTTCGCCTTCAGTCTCGAGCTAAGATCGACGAACTCCTCCGTCACGTCCTGCCCCTCCATCGATTTGCGCATCGACGGATTGATCTTCTCCAGCTCAGCGAGCAGCGAAGTGAAGCCGCTCGCCGGTACCTTAATGATGAAGCTGCCGCTACGGTCCGAGGCGCTCGAGCTCTCGTTGAACGTCAGTACGTAGCCGCCGGACATGCGTACAGCCTCCTGCACGAGCGTCTCCGTCTCATCATAGCTGTCGACCTGCATTGTGAGGTTGGCACGATACATGATCTTGCGACTGAACACGTCATTGCTCTGCGGTGCGGTCTGACCATTGAAGCCTCCGCTTCGCTCCTGCGCGGACTGTGAGCCCGGCGACTGCGGCTGAGCCGTATTCGCCTCGCCGCCTGCAGACGCTGGAGACTCCTGCTTGGCCGTGTTCGCCGCTTCGTTCATCATCGCTTTCATCTGCGTTGAGTCCGTCGCTGTCGCCCCGCCATAGCTCGCCATCTCAGATTTCGCCCCATCTGCCCCGCACCCCGACAGCAGCAGCGCCAGCGCCGCTGCCGTCACGAGAAGCTTGCTCCCTGTCTCTCTTCTGGCCTCTCTCATCTCTTAAGATCCCCCTATGTACCTCTGATTGGTCGCGGCCGCCATACAGCGAGCAGCCGCTCCAATCTCAAGACGCAGCGGGATGGATCGATGTTGCAGTCCTTACCATTTCTGCTAAAAAAACAAAACCGCCCTCGGCATAGACATGCGTCTACGCCAGAAAGCGGTTCTACTTATGAATCATGCAGCAGCCTTCGCCGCCGCCCTCACTACTTAATGCTCAGCCCAGCTGTCCAGGTACGCCTTCTGCTCGCCAGTAAGCGAGTCGATCCCCATACCGAGCGCCGCCAGCTTGAAGCGCGCCACCTGCTCATCAAGCTCATACGGCACATTGACGACCTTGCTGCCGATCTGCTTATAATTGTCGTTCACGTACTTCAGCGACATCGCCTGCAGCGCGAACGTCATATCCATAATTTCGGCAGGGTGACCGTCACCAGCTGCCAGATTCACAAGGCGGCCTTCAGCAAGCACGTAGAACTTGCGTCCGTCCTTGAGCGAATATTCTTCGATGTTGCGGCGCACCGTACGCTTCGACACCGACAGCGCCTCCAGCTCCGGCTTGTTCACCTCAACGTCGAAGTGTCCGGCGTTCGACAAGATCGCGCCATCCTTCATTACTTCATAGTGCTCGCCACGGATGACGTCGCGGTTGCCTGTCACGGTCACGAAGAAGTCGCCGACCTTCGCCGCCTCGACCATCGGCATCACAGCGAAGCCGTCCATGTACGCCTCAACGGCCTTGATCGCATCGATCTCGGTCACGATAACGTTCGCGCCCAAGCCTTTGGCACGCAGCGCCACCCCTTTGCCGCACCAGCCGTAGCCGCAGACGACAACCGTCTTACCCGCCACAACGAGGTTCGTCGTCCGGTTAATGCCGTCCCATACCGATTGACCCGTACCGTAACGGTTGTCGAACAAATATTTGCAGAACGCATCGTTCACTGCTACCATCGGGAATTGCAGCTGGCCGTCCTTCTCGAGCGACTTCAAGCGCAGAATGCCAGTCGTCGTCTCCTCCGCGCCGCCGCGCACCTTCTTGAGCAGATCCTTGCGCTCGGAGTGAAGAATCGTCACCAGGTCGCCGCCGTCATCGATGATCAGGTCCGGCTCTGTCTCGAGCGTCTTGATCATGTGCTCCTTGTACTCCTGCGGGTCTGGATTGTACTTCGCGAACACCGTAATACCGTCCTCGACGAGCGCCGCGCACACATCGTCCTGCGTGGAGAGCGGGTTGCTGCCGCAAATTGCGACCTCCGCGCCGCCAGCCTGTACGACCTTCGCCAAATACGCCGTCTTCGCCTCAAGGTGAAGCGAAATCGCCACCTTCAGCCCTTGGAACGGCTTTTCCTTCTCGAATTGCTCGCGAATCTTGTTCAACACTGGCATATGGGCGTTCACCCAATCAATCTTCAGGTGCCCCTCATAGGCAAGGTTAATATCGCGAATACTGCTGCGGTCGATCGTACTAGCCATTATAATATCCTCCTCATATGTCGCTATGCGATTATAAATAATAGATCCGGTGCTTCCCGTCCAGCTCAAGCTCCGCCGTGACAAGCTCCTCCAGCCAAGCGAAGCCATACTTGTTCAAGTACATGGACACGTTGTACACGCGCTCCTGCAGCTTCCCTCCGGGCACAAGCGATTGCTCGATCTTGGCAAAATGCTTCAGTCCCGTCTCGTTCTGCGTTCGCAGACCGTCCTCGGCCTTCTGGGCGAGGTAGTCGATTTGCTCCGTTATTTTACCCAGATTCGTCTCTCCGAGCTTCACTAGACCCGCATTAATGTCGCCAAGCAGCGTAATCAGCGGCTCGTACTGCTGCCTGAAGCTGTCCTTCACCTCGGCGAAGCGCTGCTTCAGCTTATGCTGATCCTGCGCCGCAAGCCACACCTGACGCCGCTCGTCCAGCCGCTCGCGCACATCGTCTAGGCTCAGCCCGAGCTTCGCCATCTGCTTGCTGACGCCGCCCTCCAGCAACGTGAAGCCGTGTCGCGGACACAGCAACGGCATACGCATGCCGAGCGCGTGGAAGGCGCCCTGCGTCAACGTCCAGTACGCGACCTCGGACGGTCCCAGCACGACGCCGAGCACCGGCAGCAGCTCGTCCTGCATGAGCGGACGCGTCATCACGTTGTTGCTGAGCCGCTCCGGCTCGTGGTCTGCGAAGTCGAGCAGCTGCGCACGGCTGAAGCTCCGCCCGCCTCTACGGTCCGTATAGCCGCCTGCCCCATCCTCGTACAGGAGCACCCGTTCGCCGCGGTCGTCATAGACGAACAGATTCAAGCCGTTCGCGGCTACACTCACCTGTGGCTCGTAGCCGAGCTCCACGACACGCTTGCTGCTCGCCTGCAAGCCTTCACTAATGTCCGGCGCACGCTCGATCAGCCGACGGAACATCGGGCCCTCCAGACGGCGCAGCTGCGGATCGTCCGAGTCGAGCAGCACTAGACCGTGCCGCCCGAACAGCGCGGACAGCAGCCGGGCGAACGCCTCCACCAGCGTCGGCGCTCCTGCTGACGACTCCTCGAACAGCCGAAGCACCGACTCCTTGAATTCGGTCGGAGGAAGCGACAGCTCCAGCTGCGTCAGCGCGTCCGCCCATTGCTCCTCGGTAAGACTTGTACGGCTTACCGAGGTTCGCACGTCTTCCGGTCGTCCGATACGCAGCCTCGCAGGGCGCAGCTCCGGGGACAAATAATACGTGTGGTCAACCTCGTCGAAGTCGTGATCCTCCCCGGCAATCCAGAATACCGGCACGACCGAACGCTGCAGCTCCTGCGAGGCGATGCGAGCAGCCTGAATGATCGTCACTGCCTTGTAGACGACGAGCAGCGGACCTGTGAACAAGCCTGCCTGCTGGCCACCCACAACGCAGAGCGTCCTAGGATCGCGCAGCTGCTGCACGTGCTCCAGCGCCTCAGGAGCGTTGCCCGCCCGAACGTTGTACGCCTCAAGCACATCGGCGAGCGCACCCCGATCAACGGTCGTCGTCCGCTCGCGATCGATCCACTCTGCGCGCCTGTGCCAATCGCTCCTGTCCCAAGCACTATAATCGAACAAGGCACCTACAGCTTCCCTCTGATCTATGTAATCGTCGGTCAAGGACTGACCTGTCGGCCAATCCATACTATGTATATGCACGACATTACCGCCGCCCTTCCATCCAGCTGATGAAGCCGACATCGTGCCAGGCCTCATGCACATCGTTACCATTGTACACAATGCTGGAGAAACTCGTCAAAAAAAACAGCCGAAGCGTCCCGCGCTACGGCTTATCCTTACAAGATGTCCATACAGCAGCCGTTGCAGACACTACGACAGCAAGTACGTCCCGACGCCAATGACGAGCAGCACCGCATAACAGACGGACAGCACGAGGAAGGCGAGTCGGCTTAACGTTCGTGCAATTTTGACCAGATCGATTCGACCCTTCACTCGGTTCTGCATGTTGCCAAGCAAGCCCGCCGCAACGAGAAACAGAAGCAGAATGGTCCAGAACAGCATCCGGGAGCCGAACACCGAGCTGCTCATCATCGCGACCGAGCCAATCAGGAACAGCGTCGTAATATCCATACTAAGGTGAGTTGACCTGCGCTTGTTGCGAGTGATGGAATAGACGATAAACCATGTGATGAGAAATGCTACAAACGGTACGAGCGCAAAAAAGCTGTATACGTGCTGGAGCCAATTTATCATATTCATCATCACCGACCCGAACAAATTATCAATCGATAGGAGCGTCACGCTCCTCAAGCGCCCTCACCAGCTCATACAAGCTTCGGTTCACGGTCATCGCGAGGCCATGCTGCTCTCCTAGCCGGACGAGACTGCCAGTGATCGCCTCAATCTCCGTTCGGCGCCCCGCCAGCACGTCCTGAAGCATCGAGGAGCGGTTGGCGGCCGTACGTCTGCATACGTCCTCAACCTGCTGCGGCATATCAGCCGGCAGCTTCACTCCGGAAGCCTTAGCAACAGTCAGCGCTTCCGCAAGCAGACGGTGCATAAGCTCGCGCGCATGAGGCAGCTGAAGCAATTCACCGTTTCTTACCTGCAAAATAGCCGTTAACGGGTTGATACAGACGTTGACTAGCCATTTTCGCCAAACACGGGTAGTGATTTCATTCGACACCATACTGCGAAATCCTGCCAGTTCGAGCTGTTCCGCCAGTTTTTTTTGCAGGCGTGCGCCGACTGCTGTCTCAATGCCGGGCACCGCCGCACCGATCCACGTCTCGCCGCGGCCGGTATGGAGCGCCTCGCGGTCCGACAGACGAAGCGCTGCCTCCGTCGTGACGGCGACAAGCAGCCGTTCAGCCGGTATGGAGCTTCGCAGCAGCTCGACATGACCGACACCGTTCTGCAAGCAGACGACAACACCATTCGAGCCTGCGAGCCGCGCGACGAGTGCAGCGAGCTGCGGCGTCATGTCCGTCTGCTTCACCGTCAGCAATATATAGTGATCCGTCTCCAGCCCCTCTTGGTCGTAATCACCGCGGTCGTTCATAGCACCTTCCAGCACAATGACCGCAGGCCTTGCCTGAAGCTTCTGAGGCGCTTGCTCTACCTGCTCTGCACTCGAGCCGATCTCGATGCCCTGCTCTCTCAGCAGCGCCAGCTGCTCCACCCGCCGCACCGCCAGCTCCACCGGGAAGCCAGTAGCCGCCAGCCTGCAGCCGAATAGAAGGCCCAGCGCGCCAGCTCCTATAATCGTATACCGACTCAATCGGTTCACCCCGCATCTACATGAATGTATGTAAGTATCAATCTACCACATTCAACGCAAAAAGCCACCTGCTGGGTGGCTTAATCATGTCTAATCTGGTATGTAGGGAAGCGAATCAACACTACTCTATAGCCTCTAAATTACCATGCTCGTCGATCTTGAACCTCGACTTCTCCTCTTGCTCCTGCTCATCAAGAATCGCAAGCTTACGCGCCCGATCGAGCATCTGGATCAACGCCTTATAATCGTCGTTCACAACCCGGTAATCGCTGGACACATGATTCACCCGCTTGCTCAGCTCCTCATTCTGCTGCCTGAGCCGCTCCAGCTCCTCCTGCTTCTCGTCCAGCTCCTTCTCCAGCTGCTGCTGGTGACGCACCATCTCCTGATAGCTGCCCTTCCATTGCCGCAGGAATCGGATAATCGCCTCGATCGACAGCTCCTCGACGATACCGTCTGTGCGGACCGTCGCTGTCTCGGAAGCAGTGACTGTGCTGGACACCGTCGCGAACGCTGCCGCATGCTTACGCTGCTGGCTGCGCTTTTGCCTCTGTGCCTTGGCAATCTGGATCGATGACTCATACTTTTTACGGACGAAGCTATTCCAGCGGAAGCCGCAGGCTGCGGCGGTCCTTCCAATTTTTTCACCGACCTCTTCAAATGCTGACAGCTGTGTGCTGCCCTCGCGAATATGTCGCAGCGTCACGTCCGCCAATATCAAATCATCTTCCTCGCTCCATGCATCTTGTCTAATAGCCGTCATTGAAGCTGTCCTCCTAACCCCTGGGGTTCATCTATGATTGATTCATTTCAACCTGCTGCCTTCATTAATCTCTATGCCCATGGTAGAGTTCATAGAATACTTTTCTAGTAATTTGTATTGCCATTTTTGCAGACCGCCATACATCGAATGTCACATTGACGGGTATACTGAGGCACAGCAGGGTAAAATTGACTTAAAATCGTCACCGTTTGGACGTTTACACTTATCGCGGCATTCGCTATAATGTGGAATAGTAATGTTAAGGTATCGTGACCGTAGAGAGGGGGATGCACAATGGATCGCATGTTTCGCGTACTCGGCTTCTGGACGTTAGCGATCGCGCTGATGGCACTGGCAGGAGACTTCATTCCTATGGCGCTGCTGTTCTTCGCCCAGACTGCTATTTTCGTGCTGCTTGGTTACTTGAAGCTGTCCGAACGCGCCTACATATTGATATTTTGGGGTTACATGATCATCTCGTTTACTGGGGTTACGTATTGGTCATTCTTCAAGATGTCCGTATAGAGCGTATAGTAGTGTTAAAAAAAGGTGAACCGCACACGTCGCGGTTCACCTTTTTCGTTGTATCAGTACCTTGAACAGCTCGCTCATCTGATCGGACAGCAGCAGCTGCCGAATCGCCCGGTTCCGTCTCGCCTCCGGGGAGAACGGATCGGTCGCAGCGTGGCTCTGCAGCTTGTTCAACAATCCATGACGCACGAGAAATTGCTTCTGCGTCTCGTAGCACTCCGTGGCGAGCCCTTGCGCCTCGCCGGTCTCCCGCAGCGCACTGAAGTTCACATGCGCCGTCACATCCTGCTCGCCCGGACGCGCTAGCGGCGTGTCGCTCGCCTGATGGCGACGGTACGCGAGCAGCGTGCCGCGCATCCGATGCTCCGCATGCAGCTCCTCCCGGACGTCACCATAGTCGATTGTGACGATACCGCTGCCTGAGCCGAGCGCCGACACCGTACGCTCGTACCAGCGCAGCGCATCGAGCGGCGCCTCGAATTGCTGTCCGGGTCTTGTCGGCAGCTGCTCGCTCTCGATGTAAGCGAGCAGCTCAGGAGAGCTTACGGCTCTTTCAAGCTCGATTAGTCGGCACTCCGCGACGTCCCATCCGACGCCTAGCTCCATCCAGCCGTGCTCCCGATAGACGAGACGATGCACAGGGAACGCGTCCGGCAGCTCGTTCGAGTAGACGATCGTATGACGCCACGGCGCTGCAGCCTGCCATGCCTCCTCCGTCATCCAGCTCGTCCGCTCCTCATGCGGTGCCAGCTGCTCGGCCTGCAGACGCCGATGATACTCGCTGCGCTCGATGCTGATCCAGCTCGTCCTCGCATAGAGCTCGGGATCAAGCTGCTGCAAGCGGTCCAGCAGCTGCCGTGCGAGTCGACCGTCTCCTCCCCCCCACTCGACTAGTGTGAACGGTCTTCTGGCCTCTGTTAGATCGGATACAGCAGCTGCCGCGCCGCTGATCCATTCAGCTATACTCTCCCCGAGCAAGCCGCCAAGAGAGGACGACGTATAGAAATCTCCTTCACGACCTAATTTCACACGATCGCTCGTATAATAGCCGTAAGACGGCTCATACAGGCACAGGTCCATATAGTCGCGAAAGGACAGCCAGCCGTCCGCCTCCTGACTGATGCGCTCACGCAGCAGCGCAACGATCGCACTAGCTGCGTCGTTACTGGATCGTTGTTCCAAGGTCAATACCGAACACCTCCTTATGCACACTGACGAGTCAGCAAGCACCATTTTACTAAAGACAAAGCGAATAAGACCCGATATAATGAGACGGTATCCTTGCTATCGAAGGGAGAACTTATAGATGAAGATACCTAAATGGATCGCATACACATCCGCGCTGTGCGTGACAGCCATACTACTGTCCGGCTGCACAGACCGCAAGCAGCTGAAGGAGGATTGGCTGCAGGCCGCCGCCAAGCAAGAAACGGTGCAGCACCAGCGATTCAGCGGAGAGTGGAAGCTCGCGCTGGACAAGAGCTTGCTGGAGGGCGCACCTCCGTTGACCCAAGCGATGCTAGCTGCACTAGTCGAAGGACGCATCGAGTATTCCGGCCTGTCGTCCACCGCTGATCAGCTGCAGCTGGAGGCCGATGTGAAGGTATGGCCGAAGGGCGAAGGTGCCCCTGCCGTCACGATGCCGATGCTTATTAAAGATAACAAAATGTACGTCCATCTGCCAGTTGTGAACAAGCCGGACGAGTATTTGGAAGCGCTGCTGGCGGAGGGAGATCGGTTGAAGCAATCCGGCAAGCTGTCCGCAGCCGTCAGCCAGAAGCTGCTTCAGGAGCTGGACCCCGACTGGCTTGAGGCGGGCGACGAGCAAGAGACGCTGGAAGGCGGAATATCCGCGAAGCGCATAACAGTCAGCTTGACCGATAAGAACGCCAAGGAGCTGTCCGCCTACGCAGCCCGTGTGCTCCCAGGGGCGATCGACGAGTGGAGAACGAGCGCACTGCTGATCGACTCGCAAGCGAAGCTGCTTAAGGAAGCTGCCTCTTCCATTCAATTGGCGGCCCCAACCACACTTGATGTGTGGATCGATGCCGACGGCTACATCCGTCAACAGAAGGGCCTATTATCGTTCCGACTGAAGCCAGACGGTCCGGTTCACCGTGCACAGTGGACGCACCGTACAGATGCGATGAATGAAGCACCCGCCTTCCAGAAGGAGGTCCCTGCTCTAGTGAAGCCGATCGGAGATGTGCTGAAGCTAGTTCCGAAGAGCTGAAGCGAAGGTGAATAGGATGCTCGCACTTCGCGATCATGAGGCTGCCGTATGCCGGCGGCCTTTTTCGTTGTGCACTTACTCATTTCGCTTTTCACTTATGAATTTAATAGTCATCTTTTTCGTCCTCCTATGATAATCTGTAGTTGAGAGGACTGGGGGGACATGCGGTGAAGGTACATAAATGGGTGTTGACGATGCTAGGCATGACGGCTGCCTGTACAGTCGTCCTATCCTCCGCCTATGGCGCGGACACGAAACCGAAGCAGCAGGAGCTTCTACAGCAAAGCTTGACCATCTATGAGATCGACCGTGAGCTCATCCTGCTAGAGCAGGAGCAATCGAAGCTGAACGCCGCGATGGAGACAACGCGAACTGAGCTGATCGCCGCAGAGCAGGCCACGAACGAAGCACGCGAGCATGCGGCGAAGGTCGTGCGTGCTTATTATATGGGAGATCGCGATTCACTGTGGACGCTCGCCTTCTCGGCGGACTCCTTCTCCGAGGGCATTGCTGTGCTTGAATATTTGCAGATGATATTAGCTAACGATAAGCTCGCGCTTACACGGCATCAAGGTAACTGGGTGAAGCAGACGAAGCTGAAAAGCGAGCTACAGGCGGCAAGCGATACGCTCGAGCAGACGAAGCTGCAATATATGGCGCAGCGGCAGACGCTCGTGGAGCTGCAGGCCGAGCTCGATCTGCGCCTCGCTCAAGAAACGGAGGCCGCTGCCATCCAGCGCCAGATGGAGGAGCTGAACGAGCTGTGGAACACGAAGGGTCTGCCGCAGTTCAAGACGTATTTCATCGAGCTCGGGGCGGCGATGAAGGATCTACCTTCCATCCTAACGAACGGCGGAGGCGCCTCGACGGGGAAAAATTTAAGCCTGTTCGACAACGGCCTCACCTCCACGTTCAAATTGACCGATACGGAGCTGAACCAGTTTTTGCGCAGCAAAAACAAGCTGTTCGAGCAGCTCACCTTCGAATTCAAGCCTGACACCGTCATTGCCTCCGGCAAGCATGATGATATGGAGATGATCATTCGCGGCTCCTACTCGCTTGCTCCCGCACCGAAGGAGGGCGGCAAGCCTTATATTCAGCTTACCATTGAGGAGCTCATTTTTAACGGATATACACTTCCGGACAGTACGATCCGCTCGCTCGAGAAGCAGGTCAGCCTCGGCATCTATCCTGATAAGCTGTCGCCGATCTTGCAGGTGAGTGACGTCGCGCTGGAGGAAGGTGTACTGAAAATAATGCTAAGACTCGTGCTATAGGCAGGATGCATACGATCTTGAAGCTGGAGGCTATACGAAGCATATGACGATTGTACGAACGTACGCACTCGCTATGGAATTGCCCGAGGGCAAACGAGCGGGCTACTATGCGCAAATTGTGAAGGCACTCGCCCAGAAGGCGCCGGTGTTCGATCGGGATAAGGAGCTGCTCATCTTCGCAGAGCTGGAGCAGCGCCAGGCGGCGGAGCCGATTATGGAGCAATACGCTGTACCCGCGGAGCTGCTCGATCTCCTCCTGCTGCCGGAGGCTGCGCGGCTGCGGCCTAGCTTCAGCGACTACGGCTTCACCAGCTTGCTCCAGCGGCATTACGTCTATGCGGACACTGTCTCCGCGTTCCGGCTACGTGCGTTGACTGACGCGACGGACACGTCACCAGCTGCCACTAGCCGGCCGCCTGACCCTGTTTCCGCCGCTGCACAGCTGGAGGAGCACGTGCTCGCGGACTGGCTCGAGGCAAACGGCGAGCGCTGCTTCGCCATCGAGCGCCAGCACGATGTGCTGGCGGCACGTATCGCTATGGCTTACGGCTGCACCGTGGACTGGCTAGTCGAGCCA
Above is a genomic segment from Paenibacillus sp. YYML68 containing:
- a CDS encoding DUF4349 domain-containing protein, which encodes MREARRETGSKLLVTAAALALLLSGCGADGAKSEMASYGGATATDSTQMKAMMNEAANTAKQESPASAGGEANTAQPQSPGSQSAQERSGGFNGQTAPQSNDVFSRKIMYRANLTMQVDSYDETETLVQEAVRMSGGYVLTFNESSSASDRSGSFIIKVPASGFTSLLAELEKINPSMRKSMEGQDVTEEFVDLSSRLKAKELVELRLVSFMEKATKAEELVAFSAELGKVQEEIERIKGRMRYLEQNVAYSTIDLRITEKIGSADVIRSQERGPLWTRASDALNGSIAVLSVIMQGAVVLLAGALPIIVLCLVVGLPVWWMRRRRRASSVDVRRRLAEENKQLLGAKAEAEAEAEADSSASDEGQEGAVGGDKPKNPNK
- a CDS encoding adenosylhomocysteinase, encoding MASTIDRSSIRDINLAYEGHLKIDWVNAHMPVLNKIREQFEKEKPFQGLKVAISLHLEAKTAYLAKVVQAGGAEVAICGSNPLSTQDDVCAALVEDGITVFAKYNPDPQEYKEHMIKTLETEPDLIIDDGGDLVTILHSERKDLLKKVRGGAEETTTGILRLKSLEKDGQLQFPMVAVNDAFCKYLFDNRYGTGQSVWDGINRTTNLVVAGKTVVVCGYGWCGKGVALRAKGLGANVIVTEIDAIKAVEAYMDGFAVMPMVEAAKVGDFFVTVTGNRDVIRGEHYEVMKDGAILSNAGHFDVEVNKPELEALSVSKRTVRRNIEEYSLKDGRKFYVLAEGRLVNLAAGDGHPAEIMDMTFALQAMSLKYVNDNYKQIGSKVVNVPYELDEQVARFKLAALGMGIDSLTGEQKAYLDSWAEH
- a CDS encoding class I SAM-dependent methyltransferase, coding for MTLEQRSSNDAASAIVALLRERISQEADGWLSFRDYMDLCLYEPSYGYYTSDRVKLGREGDFYTSSSLGGLLGESIAEWISGAAAAVSDLTEARRPFTLVEWGGGDGRLARQLLDRLQQLDPELYARTSWISIERSEYHRRLQAEQLAPHEERTSWMTEEAWQAAAPWRHTIVYSNELPDAFPVHRLVYREHGWMELGVGWDVAECRLIELERAVSSPELLAYIESEQLPTRPGQQFEAPLDALRWYERTVSALGSGSGIVTIDYGDVREELHAEHRMRGTLLAYRRHQASDTPLARPGEQDVTAHVNFSALRETGEAQGLATECYETQKQFLVRHGLLNKLQSHAATDPFSPEARRNRAIRQLLLSDQMSELFKVLIQRKR
- the mraZ gene encoding division/cell wall cluster transcriptional repressor MraZ, producing the protein MFLGEYQHAIDEKGRMIVPAKFREALGASFIVTRGLDQCLFVYPMQEWAVLEQKLKALPLMKSDARAFTRFFFSGATECELDKQGRVNLPRTLVDHAKLEKDCVVIGVSNRVEIWSKAIWESYFQQSEDSFAEMAEKLVDFNFDL
- the bshC gene encoding bacillithiol biosynthesis cysteine-adding enzyme BshC, with the protein product MSASSAGWKGGGNVVHIHSMDWPTGQSLTDDYIDQREAVGALFDYSAWDRSDWHRRAEWIDRERTTTVDRGALADVLEAYNVRAGNAPEALEHVQQLRDPRTLCVVGGQQAGLFTGPLLVVYKAVTIIQAARIASQELQRSVVPVFWIAGEDHDFDEVDHTYYLSPELRPARLRIGRPEDVRTSVSRTSLTEEQWADALTQLELSLPPTEFKESVLRLFEESSAGAPTLVEAFARLLSALFGRHGLVLLDSDDPQLRRLEGPMFRRLIERAPDISEGLQASSKRVVELGYEPQVSVAANGLNLFVYDDRGERVLLYEDGAGGYTDRRGGRSFSRAQLLDFADHEPERLSNNVMTRPLMQDELLPVLGVVLGPSEVAYWTLTQGAFHALGMRMPLLCPRHGFTLLEGGVSKQMAKLGLSLDDVRERLDERRQVWLAAQDQHKLKQRFAEVKDSFRQQYEPLITLLGDINAGLVKLGETNLGKITEQIDYLAQKAEDGLRTQNETGLKHFAKIEQSLVPGGKLQERVYNVSMYLNKYGFAWLEELVTAELELDGKHRIYYL
- a CDS encoding RsfA family transcriptional regulator — encoded protein: MTAIRQDAWSEEDDLILADVTLRHIREGSTQLSAFEEVGEKIGRTAAACGFRWNSFVRKKYESSIQIAKAQRQKRSQQRKHAAAFATVSSTVTASETATVRTDGIVEELSIEAIIRFLRQWKGSYQEMVRHQQQLEKELDEKQEELERLRQQNEELSKRVNHVSSDYRVVNDDYKALIQMLDRARKLAILDEQEQEEKSRFKIDEHGNLEAIE
- a CDS encoding DUF2626 domain-containing protein gives rise to the protein MDRMFRVLGFWTLAIALMALAGDFIPMALLFFAQTAIFVLLGYLKLSERAYILIFWGYMIISFTGVTYWSFFKMSV
- a CDS encoding DUF3397 domain-containing protein, giving the protein MINWLQHVYSFFALVPFVAFLITWFIVYSITRNKRRSTHLSMDITTLFLIGSVAMMSSSVFGSRMLFWTILLLFLVAAGLLGNMQNRVKGRIDLVKIARTLSRLAFLVLSVCYAVLLVIGVGTYLLS
- a CDS encoding ketopantoate reductase family protein, translated to MNRLSRYTIIGAGALGLLFGCRLAATGFPVELAVRRVEQLALLREQGIEIGSSAEQVEQAPQKLQARPAVIVLEGAMNDRGDYDQEGLETDHYILLTVKQTDMTPQLAALVARLAGSNGVVVCLQNGVGHVELLRSSIPAERLLVAVTTEAALRLSDREALHTGRGETWIGAAVPGIETAVGARLQKKLAEQLELAGFRSMVSNEITTRVWRKWLVNVCINPLTAILQVRNGELLQLPHARELMHRLLAEALTVAKASGVKLPADMPQQVEDVCRRTAANRSSMLQDVLAGRRTEIEAITGSLVRLGEQHGLAMTVNRSLYELVRALEERDAPID